From Cydia splendana chromosome 4, ilCydSple1.2, whole genome shotgun sequence, one genomic window encodes:
- the LOC134789839 gene encoding peptidyl-prolyl cis-trans isomerase-like isoform X2, with protein MSVATMLRRSIINGTVYSAAALRYASTQQEKKVFFDITADGEPLGRIVMKLHTEEVPKTAENFRALCTGEKGFGYKGSSFHRIIPSFMCQGGDFTNHNGTGGKSIYGRTFKDENFKLKHTSPGIMSMANAGPDTNGSQFFITTAATPWLDRRHVVFGAVVEGMDTVQKMEKLGSKGGQVSKKVVIKECGELD; from the coding sequence ATGTCGGTCGCGACTATGTTACGGCGCTCTATTATAAACGGCACAGTGTATTCAGCTGCTGCTCTGCGTTATGCCTCAACTCAACAGGAAAAGAAGGTTTTCTTTGATATCACTGCGGACGGCGAGCCTCTTGGCCGAATTGTGATGAAACTTCATACTGAAGAGGTGCCGAAAACGGCAGAAAACTTTAGAGCACTTTGCACAGGAGAAAAGGGGTTCGGCTACAAAGGTTCATCGTTTCACAGAATTATTCCCAGTTTTATGTGCCAGGGCGGCGATTTTACTAACCATAATGGTACTGGTGGCAAATCCATTTACGGCCGCACGTTCAAGGACGAGAACTTCAAGCTGAAGCACACCAGCCCCGGAATCATGTCCATGGCTAACGCCGGCCCCGATACTAATGGTTCTCAGTTCTTTATCACAACTGCTGCCACTCCCTGGCTGGACCGCAGGCATGTTGTTTTTGGTGCTGTAGTTGAAGGGATGGATACTGTCcaaaaaatggaaaagttggGCTCCAAGGGTGGGCAAGTATCTAAGAAAGTTGTTATCAAAGAATGTGGTGAGTTAGATTAA
- the LOC134789839 gene encoding peptidyl-prolyl cis-trans isomerase-like isoform X1: MSVATMLRRSIINGTVYSAAALRYASTQQEKKVFFDITADGEPLGRIVMKLHTEEVPKTAENFRALCTGEKGFGYKGSSFHRIIPSFMCQGGDFTNHNGTGGKSIYGRTFKDENFKLKHTSPGIMSMANAGPDTNGSQFFITTAATPWLDRRHVVFGAVVEGMDTVQKMEKLGSKGGQVSKKVVIKECGEMEEEIALEKAQ, translated from the coding sequence ATGTCGGTCGCGACTATGTTACGGCGCTCTATTATAAACGGCACAGTGTATTCAGCTGCTGCTCTGCGTTATGCCTCAACTCAACAGGAAAAGAAGGTTTTCTTTGATATCACTGCGGACGGCGAGCCTCTTGGCCGAATTGTGATGAAACTTCATACTGAAGAGGTGCCGAAAACGGCAGAAAACTTTAGAGCACTTTGCACAGGAGAAAAGGGGTTCGGCTACAAAGGTTCATCGTTTCACAGAATTATTCCCAGTTTTATGTGCCAGGGCGGCGATTTTACTAACCATAATGGTACTGGTGGCAAATCCATTTACGGCCGCACGTTCAAGGACGAGAACTTCAAGCTGAAGCACACCAGCCCCGGAATCATGTCCATGGCTAACGCCGGCCCCGATACTAATGGTTCTCAGTTCTTTATCACAACTGCTGCCACTCCCTGGCTGGACCGCAGGCATGTTGTTTTTGGTGCTGTAGTTGAAGGGATGGATACTGTCcaaaaaatggaaaagttggGCTCCAAGGGTGGGCAAGTATCTAAGAAAGTTGTTATCAAAGAATGTG